The Poseidonibacter antarcticus genome includes a region encoding these proteins:
- the bioV gene encoding pimelyl-ACP methyl ester esterase BioV, translated as MISKNYFSGFSLENEEELFSEYIIKNDFTISGFSHGAIKAFEEVLNSNQRVDKLQLFSPAFFQTKDKKFKRMQLMFFKKDEMAYCNNFLNNITYPSNIDCTKYFKLGKYEELDELLNYEWSEEKLNALLLKGTKIEVFLGSKDKIIESLKAKEFFTKYATVYYIKDVGHILNK; from the coding sequence ATGATATCTAAAAATTATTTTTCAGGTTTTTCTTTAGAAAATGAAGAAGAACTTTTTTCTGAATATATTATAAAAAATGATTTTACAATATCAGGTTTTTCACATGGAGCTATAAAAGCTTTTGAAGAAGTACTAAATTCAAATCAAAGAGTTGATAAACTTCAACTCTTCTCTCCTGCTTTTTTCCAAACTAAAGATAAAAAATTTAAAAGAATGCAATTAATGTTTTTCAAAAAAGATGAAATGGCTTATTGCAATAATTTCTTAAATAATATTACTTATCCTAGTAATATTGATTGTACTAAATATTTTAAATTAGGAAAATACGAAGAACTAGATGAATTACTAAATTATGAATGGAGTGAAGAAAAGCTTAATGCTTTGCTGCTTAAGGGGACTAAGATTGAAGTCTTTTTAGGTTCAAAAGATAAAATTATCGAATCGTTAAAAGCAAAAGAATTTTTTACTAAATATGCAACAGTTTATTATATAAAAGACGTTGGACATATTTTAAATAAATAA